The Ovis canadensis isolate MfBH-ARS-UI-01 breed Bighorn chromosome 13, ARS-UI_OviCan_v2, whole genome shotgun sequence genome includes a region encoding these proteins:
- the TP53INP2 gene encoding tumor protein p53-inducible nuclear protein 2 isoform X1, translating into MLQRLTSLFFSPPPPAAEDPDCPQAFVSEEDEVDGWLIIDLPDSFTAPPSPGAAAAPAGRPPPAPSLMDESWFVTPPACFTAEGPGLGPARLQSSPLEDLLIEHPSMSVYVTGSTIVLEPGPPSPHPEDDEAALPDGDSSDGELAPARREPRALHHAAPLPARAALLEKAGQARRLQRARQRAERHALSAKVVQRQNRARESRPRRPKHQGSFVYQPCQRQFNY; encoded by the exons ATGCTTCAGCGCCTCACCAGCCTCTTCTTCAGTCCCCCACCACCTGCTGCCGAGGACCCCGACTGCCCCCAAGCCTTCGTCTCTGAGGAAGATGAAGTGGATGGCTGGCTCATCATTGACCTGCCCG ACAGTTTCACAGCTCCACCCAGCCCCGGGGCTGCCGCTGCCCCAGCAGGCCGCCCTCCACCCGCACCCTCCTTGATGGATGAAAGCTGGTTTGTTACCCCTCCGGCCTGTTTTACTGCAGAGGGGCCTGGACTCGGGCCTGCCCGCCTCCAGAGCAGCCCCCTGGAGGACCTCCTCATCGAGCACCCCAGCATGTCCGTTTACGTGACCGGCAGCACCATAGTGCTGGAGCCTGGCCCTCCCTCCCCGCATCCAGAAGACGATGAAGCTGCCCTGCCTGACGGAGACTCTAGCGACGG GGAGCTGGCGCCTGCTCGCCGCGAACCCCGGGCCCTGCACCACGCCGCCCCTCTGCCGGCGCGGGCTGCGCTGCTGGAGAAGGCGGGCCAGGCGCGGCGGCTGCAGCGGGCCCGGCAGCGGGCCGAGCGCCACGCGCTGAGCGCTAAGGTGGTGCAGAGGCAGAACCGCGCCCGCGAGAGCCGTCCGCGCCGGCCCAAGCACCAGGGCAGCTTTGTCTACCAGCCCTGCCAGCGCCAGTTCAACTACTGA
- the TP53INP2 gene encoding tumor protein p53-inducible nuclear protein 2 isoform X2, producing the protein MLQRLTSLFFSPPPPAAEDPDCPQAFVSEEDEVDGWLIIDLPEGPGLGPARLQSSPLEDLLIEHPSMSVYVTGSTIVLEPGPPSPHPEDDEAALPDGDSSDGELAPARREPRALHHAAPLPARAALLEKAGQARRLQRARQRAERHALSAKVVQRQNRARESRPRRPKHQGSFVYQPCQRQFNY; encoded by the exons ATGCTTCAGCGCCTCACCAGCCTCTTCTTCAGTCCCCCACCACCTGCTGCCGAGGACCCCGACTGCCCCCAAGCCTTCGTCTCTGAGGAAGATGAAGTGGATGGCTGGCTCATCATTGACCTGCCCG AGGGGCCTGGACTCGGGCCTGCCCGCCTCCAGAGCAGCCCCCTGGAGGACCTCCTCATCGAGCACCCCAGCATGTCCGTTTACGTGACCGGCAGCACCATAGTGCTGGAGCCTGGCCCTCCCTCCCCGCATCCAGAAGACGATGAAGCTGCCCTGCCTGACGGAGACTCTAGCGACGG GGAGCTGGCGCCTGCTCGCCGCGAACCCCGGGCCCTGCACCACGCCGCCCCTCTGCCGGCGCGGGCTGCGCTGCTGGAGAAGGCGGGCCAGGCGCGGCGGCTGCAGCGGGCCCGGCAGCGGGCCGAGCGCCACGCGCTGAGCGCTAAGGTGGTGCAGAGGCAGAACCGCGCCCGCGAGAGCCGTCCGCGCCGGCCCAAGCACCAGGGCAGCTTTGTCTACCAGCCCTGCCAGCGCCAGTTCAACTACTGA